One genomic segment of Paenibacillus xylanexedens includes these proteins:
- a CDS encoding ABC transporter permease yields the protein MQTKASTRNAYLIPYVLWMVLFVVAPVLLVIYYSFFDVEGNFTFGNYARFFTPVYLQMTLSSFWYAFLITAFSLLISYPTAYMLTRTKHKQLWLLLIILPSWINLLLKAYAFIGLFGTYGLTNSLLEVVGIGTQQILFTDFSFIFVSVYIFIPFMILPIFNALEEMNPSLIYAARDLGASSWLTFRRVIFPLTISGVKSGCQAVFIPALSLFMITRLIAGNRVITLGTAIEQHFLVTQDWGMGSTIAVFLIIAMAIIMFLTGSGKKEVRNGKKRKVV from the coding sequence ATGCAGACTAAGGCCAGCACACGCAATGCGTATCTGATTCCATATGTATTATGGATGGTGTTGTTTGTTGTGGCGCCGGTTCTGCTGGTCATCTATTACTCGTTCTTCGACGTTGAAGGGAACTTCACGTTTGGCAACTACGCCCGGTTCTTCACACCTGTGTACTTGCAGATGACGCTCAGTTCGTTCTGGTATGCATTTCTGATTACGGCGTTCTCACTGCTTATCTCCTACCCGACGGCGTATATGCTGACCCGGACGAAGCACAAGCAGCTATGGTTGCTGCTGATCATTCTGCCAAGCTGGATCAATCTCTTGTTAAAAGCGTATGCCTTTATCGGCCTGTTCGGAACGTACGGTCTGACCAACTCTCTACTTGAAGTAGTGGGGATTGGTACACAGCAGATTTTGTTCACCGATTTCAGCTTTATTTTTGTCTCGGTATACATCTTCATTCCATTCATGATCCTGCCGATCTTCAATGCGCTGGAAGAGATGAATCCATCGTTGATCTATGCGGCGCGTGATCTGGGAGCCTCATCGTGGCTGACATTCCGCCGAGTTATCTTTCCACTGACGATTAGTGGAGTAAAATCAGGCTGTCAGGCTGTATTTATTCCTGCGCTGTCTCTGTTCATGATTACCCGCCTCATTGCGGGGAACCGTGTAATTACGCTGGGAACAGCGATTGAACAGCATTTTCTCGTCACCCAGGACTGGGGGATGGGTTCAACGATTGCCGTCTTTTTGATTATTGCGATGGCCATTATTATGTTCCTGACTGGATCAGGCAAGAAGGAGGTGCGTAATGGGAAGAAACGGAAAGTTGTCTAA
- a CDS encoding ABC transporter ATP-binding protein yields MSEQQPIIRFEAVTQQYDQDEAVLKAVSFEIERGKFYTLLGPSGCGKTTILRLIAGFAEPTQGSIYFNGALINRVPAHQRQVNTVFQDYALFPHLNVFENVAFGLRIKKMKTAEIRSKVLEALKFVNLSGYENREIGEMSGGQRQRVAIARAIVNEPEILLLDEPLSALDLKLRTEMQYELRELQQRLGITFIFVTHDQEEALAMSDEIFVLNGGVIQQSGTPNDIYDEPINRFVADFIGESNIVSGKMKQDFVVEFAGAQHECVDQGLQRDEPVEIVIRPEDLEITTEDQGKLKVNVDSQLFRGVHYEISTYDDAGNEWLVHSTKKAIVGARIGLYFDPEAVHVMRFNETEEEFDKRLEAYQEAAHAD; encoded by the coding sequence ATGTCAGAACAACAACCGATTATCCGCTTCGAAGCGGTGACTCAGCAATACGATCAGGATGAAGCCGTATTGAAGGCGGTCAGCTTTGAGATTGAGCGGGGTAAATTTTATACGCTTCTTGGCCCATCGGGCTGCGGGAAAACAACGATATTGCGGCTGATTGCCGGTTTTGCGGAGCCGACACAGGGCAGTATTTATTTTAACGGTGCGCTCATCAACCGGGTGCCTGCTCACCAACGGCAGGTGAATACCGTATTTCAGGATTACGCGTTATTTCCACATTTGAATGTATTTGAGAACGTGGCTTTTGGTTTGCGGATCAAAAAGATGAAAACGGCTGAAATTCGCAGCAAAGTGTTGGAAGCCCTCAAATTCGTCAATCTATCCGGGTATGAAAACCGGGAAATTGGCGAAATGTCCGGCGGACAACGACAACGTGTCGCGATTGCACGCGCCATTGTGAACGAACCTGAAATTCTGCTACTGGACGAGCCGCTCTCGGCACTCGATCTGAAATTACGGACCGAAATGCAGTACGAGCTGCGCGAGTTGCAACAGCGACTGGGCATTACGTTTATCTTTGTTACGCATGATCAGGAAGAGGCCTTGGCGATGTCGGATGAGATCTTTGTCCTGAATGGCGGCGTGATTCAACAGAGCGGTACACCGAATGATATCTATGATGAGCCAATTAACCGCTTTGTGGCAGACTTTATCGGGGAATCGAACATTGTATCAGGCAAAATGAAGCAGGACTTTGTGGTGGAATTCGCTGGCGCACAGCACGAGTGTGTCGATCAGGGTCTCCAGCGGGACGAGCCGGTAGAGATTGTCATTCGCCCAGAGGATCTGGAGATTACAACCGAAGACCAAGGCAAGCTCAAGGTTAATGTGGACTCCCAGTTATTCCGCGGGGTGCATTACGAGATATCCACGTACGATGATGCGGGCAATGAGTGGCTTGTTCATTCAACCAAGAAAGCCATTGTCGGCGCACGGATTGGACTGTATTTTGACCCGGAAGCGGTACACGTCATGCGCTTTAACGAGACCGAAGAAGAGTTCGACAAACGACTCGAAGCCTACCAAGAGGCCGCTCATGCAGACTAA
- a CDS encoding MFS transporter, with protein MDIRRNLPLLMTICFLSQMGGFMILPLFPLFIEEFGLSGWMMGVIFALFYVGKVIGGVPAAAIYKKLGGKKALILMLILLAVCMGGFALSTAAVLFGLLRLLQGLASTGLTVVVRSIIGDGGTADNRGLYNGYISSSEGGGMVLGPVISGWLALHWPLSVPFLLVTVCCLMAVVAAMGMKTTAQARATHESGDTLSDHLLEDHSAVIKQKPLDNSAHSVPSTDEVVEPTTSDSHPDTTVSTAPPLSSSPSDAKHTQDLSARLTQRQQLVGYGTVHFLEMSAYAVFLTYFALYAAHIMHWDPFATSLAFTVSGISTLAAAPFVGYLSDRLGDRLLLCMLGMFLIGIEVVVFLSTSSHLWVYVGMLIGGVGGACYMDSFFAHIGDHIPDESRSSVIGKIVSAAEIGSIVSPLVAALLMEVGSLYSVFVFNLVLIAAAIVVQAAMRSRYKTKRV; from the coding sequence TTGGATATTCGTCGTAACTTGCCTTTGCTGATGACCATTTGTTTCTTAAGTCAGATGGGCGGATTCATGATCCTGCCCCTATTTCCTTTGTTTATTGAGGAATTCGGCCTGTCCGGCTGGATGATGGGGGTTATTTTTGCGCTTTTTTATGTGGGGAAAGTGATTGGTGGCGTTCCTGCAGCGGCAATTTATAAGAAACTAGGTGGTAAAAAGGCTCTCATCCTGATGCTGATCCTGCTGGCTGTCTGTATGGGCGGCTTCGCGCTGTCTACTGCTGCGGTGTTATTCGGCCTGCTCCGACTTCTACAGGGGCTCGCTTCCACGGGCCTTACCGTGGTCGTACGTTCCATCATCGGGGATGGAGGCACTGCAGACAACCGCGGACTGTACAATGGGTATATCAGCAGCAGTGAGGGCGGCGGTATGGTGCTTGGCCCCGTCATAAGTGGCTGGCTCGCGCTGCACTGGCCATTGTCGGTGCCTTTTCTGCTCGTTACCGTATGTTGTCTGATGGCCGTGGTCGCTGCGATGGGGATGAAGACGACGGCACAAGCTAGAGCTACTCATGAGTCTGGGGATACGTTAAGTGATCACCTATTAGAAGATCATTCGGCTGTCATTAAGCAAAAACCTCTGGACAACTCAGCACACTCAGTACCCTCCACGGATGAAGTTGTAGAACCCACCACAAGTGACTCCCACCCTGATACTACTGTATCGACTGCCCCTCCTTTATCTTCATCACCGTCTGATGCAAAGCACACTCAAGATTTGTCTGCAAGGCTCACACAGCGTCAACAGCTTGTTGGCTACGGTACGGTACATTTTCTGGAGATGAGCGCGTATGCGGTATTCCTCACCTATTTTGCACTGTATGCAGCTCACATCATGCATTGGGACCCCTTTGCAACCAGTCTCGCCTTCACCGTCTCAGGGATTTCTACGCTTGCCGCTGCTCCCTTTGTCGGTTATCTCTCTGACCGGTTAGGCGATCGTCTGTTGCTTTGCATGCTCGGCATGTTCCTGATTGGAATCGAAGTTGTTGTATTTCTAAGCACGTCCTCCCATCTATGGGTCTACGTTGGCATGTTGATTGGCGGGGTTGGCGGTGCATGTTACATGGATTCGTTCTTTGCTCATATTGGTGATCATATCCCGGACGAGAGTCGAAGCTCCGTCATAGGCAAAATTGTCTCTGCGGCCGAGATCGGCTCCATCGTATCTCCACTGGTTGCAGCGCTACTTATGGAAGTTGGCTCGCTGTACTCCGTGTTTGTGTTCAATCTGGTGCTGATTGCTGCTGCCATTGTAGTTCAGGCTGCGATGCGGAGTCGGTACAAGACAAAACGGGTGTAA
- a CDS encoding NUDIX hydrolase, with protein MGYIETLRGMVGNAPVILVRPSILILNKTGEILLVRHLDDTWGVPGGNMELGESVEESAIREVREEIGIEIKNLHLYGVFSGKELYTKLRNGHEYYNVVIGYICTEYEGELKPDGVEILEAEFFKPTELPERTDPYLKRKIQENAAHIATLLGKI; from the coding sequence ATGGGTTACATTGAAACGTTGCGAGGAATGGTTGGCAATGCTCCTGTTATTTTGGTGAGACCGAGTATATTGATCTTGAACAAGACCGGTGAGATTCTATTAGTTCGACATCTGGATGATACGTGGGGAGTACCGGGTGGAAATATGGAGCTCGGCGAATCGGTGGAAGAGTCAGCAATAAGAGAGGTCAGAGAAGAGATTGGGATAGAGATCAAGAATCTTCATCTGTATGGCGTCTTCTCAGGAAAAGAGTTGTACACGAAATTAAGAAATGGGCATGAATACTACAATGTGGTCATTGGGTATATTTGCACGGAGTATGAGGGAGAACTGAAGCCAGATGGGGTTGAAATTCTTGAAGCGGAATTTTTCAAACCAACGGAATTGCCTGAAAGGACCGACCCTTACTTAAAAAGAAAAATTCAAGAAAATGCAGCACACATAGCAACATTATTGGGGAAAATATAA
- a CDS encoding nitric oxide synthase oxygenase: MRSDLEQLQEEAERFIYTCYEELGYSHEDAEARLVAVMREIEVTGTYVHTTEELEQGCKMAWRNSNRCIGRLFWDKLRIVDARHADTAGTAAEAVLNHIHVASNGGKVIPMITILPPDGPEGTPVRLWNHQLIRYAGYETEQGIIGDPASVELTKAAMSLGWQGAGSSYDVLPLIIQGQGQAPEWYVIPEEEIVEVMIEHPEQKEIAELGMRWYGVPMIADMRLEIGGISYPAAPFNGWYMGTEIGARNLADTFRYNKLPAVAAAFGLNTSSETTLWKDRALVELNVAVLHSFKKAGVSIVDHHTAAAQFAMFEQREEKAGRELTGDWVWLIPPVSPATTHIFHSSYRNEIVKPNFFHQDQAYTLKDGVASAAERRSSEQQNTQVENPQPQAGDAQMKCPFAH; this comes from the coding sequence ATGCGGTCAGACCTGGAACAATTGCAGGAAGAAGCTGAACGATTTATATATACATGTTATGAAGAGCTGGGCTATTCGCATGAAGACGCGGAGGCCCGGCTTGTTGCGGTTATGCGCGAGATCGAAGTAACGGGTACTTATGTGCATACCACAGAGGAATTGGAGCAGGGTTGTAAAATGGCATGGCGGAACAGCAACCGCTGTATCGGGCGGCTGTTCTGGGATAAACTTCGGATCGTGGATGCCCGTCATGCCGATACGGCAGGGACGGCAGCAGAAGCTGTGTTGAATCATATTCATGTGGCATCCAACGGAGGCAAAGTAATTCCGATGATTACCATCCTTCCACCGGATGGACCGGAAGGAACTCCGGTACGGCTCTGGAATCATCAGCTCATTCGTTATGCAGGATATGAGACGGAGCAAGGCATTATTGGAGACCCTGCTTCCGTGGAACTGACTAAGGCGGCGATGTCACTTGGCTGGCAGGGGGCAGGTAGCTCATATGATGTGTTACCGCTCATTATTCAGGGGCAAGGACAAGCCCCAGAGTGGTATGTTATACCCGAAGAAGAGATTGTGGAAGTGATGATCGAACACCCGGAGCAGAAGGAGATTGCTGAGCTTGGCATGCGTTGGTATGGGGTGCCGATGATCGCCGATATGCGACTGGAGATTGGTGGCATATCTTATCCGGCAGCGCCGTTTAATGGTTGGTATATGGGTACCGAGATCGGCGCCCGTAATCTGGCGGACACGTTCCGGTATAACAAGCTGCCTGCGGTGGCGGCAGCATTTGGATTGAATACGTCGAGTGAAACGACATTGTGGAAGGACCGGGCTTTGGTGGAGCTGAATGTAGCTGTGCTGCATTCGTTCAAAAAAGCAGGCGTGAGCATTGTGGATCACCACACGGCGGCAGCGCAATTTGCTATGTTTGAACAGCGGGAGGAGAAGGCTGGGCGTGAGCTGACTGGAGATTGGGTTTGGCTTATTCCCCCAGTGTCCCCCGCGACAACGCATATTTTCCACAGCTCCTATCGTAATGAGATTGTGAAGCCGAACTTTTTCCATCAGGATCAGGCGTATACCCTGAAAGATGGCGTGGCATCTGCCGCAGAGCGGCGAAGCAGCGAGCAGCAGAATACACAGGTAGAGAATCCCCAGCCGCAGGCCGGAGATGCACAAATGAAATGCCCGTTTGCACATTAA
- a CDS encoding Dps family protein, with amino-acid sequence MSTIQTRNNTFANNATALQEVLNRQIAGWSVLYTKLHNFHWYVQGPHFFTLHAKFEELYNLATANMDEVAERLLAIGGRPVATMGEQLRLSPIEEAQGPLSAERMVESVVADLRTMVEVIHQGIHEAGEAEDNATEDMLIGFTAALDKEVWMLNAFLGK; translated from the coding sequence ATGAGCACAATCCAAACTAGAAACAACACTTTTGCTAACAACGCCACAGCACTTCAAGAGGTCCTGAACCGTCAGATCGCAGGTTGGTCCGTACTATACACGAAACTGCATAACTTCCACTGGTATGTCCAAGGACCTCATTTCTTCACACTGCATGCCAAATTCGAAGAACTGTACAACTTGGCTACGGCAAATATGGACGAAGTTGCAGAACGTTTGCTTGCTATTGGTGGACGTCCAGTAGCTACGATGGGTGAACAGCTACGTCTGTCTCCGATTGAAGAGGCACAAGGACCGTTGTCTGCTGAGCGTATGGTAGAGTCAGTGGTTGCTGATCTGCGTACGATGGTGGAAGTGATTCATCAAGGCATTCACGAAGCGGGAGAAGCAGAGGATAACGCAACGGAAGATATGCTGATTGGATTCACCGCTGCCCTGGATAAAGAGGTTTGGATGTTAAACGCATTTCTGGGCAAATAA
- a CDS encoding HAD family hydrolase, whose product MNIKNEAKTIFFDVDDTLYDHLQPLRSALQDVLGLPDEFPYAEAYHRFRYYSDWLSAQEDLSAVPEPDAVERMRRRRFELTMEEFGLPLQSGQAEELQAQYLSRQFEIVPFQGAYELIRRLQAEGHTVGLITNGEGEHQRRKLEALDVLSLVDEHLIFISGTTGYAKPDRKLFEYVSKQSGTDARSSYYIGDSWRNDVVGAVDAGWTVIWFNHREAAPESDHQPHFVASSYEEISRILTFEFVKQ is encoded by the coding sequence ATGAATATAAAAAATGAAGCTAAAACGATATTTTTCGACGTGGATGATACGTTATATGATCACTTGCAGCCGCTTCGTAGCGCGTTGCAGGACGTTCTCGGCCTGCCGGATGAGTTCCCTTATGCTGAGGCCTACCACCGTTTTCGCTATTATAGTGACTGGTTGTCTGCACAAGAAGATCTGTCTGCTGTACCGGAGCCGGATGCGGTGGAGAGAATGCGCCGTCGAAGGTTTGAGTTGACGATGGAGGAGTTTGGACTTCCCCTACAATCGGGACAGGCTGAAGAACTGCAAGCTCAGTATCTGAGCAGACAGTTCGAGATTGTACCTTTTCAAGGAGCATATGAGCTGATAAGAAGGCTTCAGGCAGAAGGTCATACCGTTGGTCTGATCACCAATGGAGAAGGAGAGCATCAGCGGCGCAAGCTTGAAGCACTGGATGTGCTCAGTCTCGTGGACGAGCATCTGATTTTCATCTCCGGTACGACTGGTTATGCGAAGCCGGATCGCAAGTTGTTCGAATATGTGAGTAAGCAGTCCGGGACAGATGCCCGTTCCAGCTATTATATTGGAGACTCGTGGCGTAATGATGTGGTAGGTGCAGTGGATGCAGGCTGGACAGTCATTTGGTTCAACCATCGGGAGGCAGCGCCGGAGTCCGATCATCAACCTCATTTTGTAGCATCGAGCTATGAAGAGATCAGTCGTATTCTGACTTTTGAGTTTGTTAAGCAATAA
- a CDS encoding SMI1/KNR4 family protein → MWKEHLHSISKEYTFSPPASGDDIAKVEDSLQVTLPRELKEILLETNGVRAIYDLGLIWSEDRIKNENRHYRDDHSQDYYMPFDHLLFFGESGIGDLFAFPVTGDGTCRDDVFVWNHENDSRKWVAPSVSKYLEWTLEGKIKI, encoded by the coding sequence ATGTGGAAAGAGCATCTTCATAGCATTTCGAAGGAGTATACGTTCAGTCCCCCTGCATCTGGTGATGACATTGCAAAGGTGGAAGACTCCTTACAGGTTACGCTCCCTCGTGAATTAAAAGAAATATTGCTCGAAACCAATGGAGTCAGAGCTATTTACGATTTGGGACTTATCTGGTCAGAAGATCGAATTAAGAATGAAAACAGACATTATCGGGATGACCACTCCCAAGATTACTATATGCCCTTTGATCACCTGCTCTTCTTCGGGGAAAGTGGGATTGGAGATTTATTTGCTTTTCCTGTGACAGGGGATGGAACGTGTAGAGATGACGTGTTTGTGTGGAATCATGAAAATGACAGCCGAAAATGGGTCGCACCTTCAGTGTCCAAATATTTGGAGTGGACTTTAGAAGGCAAAATAAAAATTTAA